A stretch of DNA from Leopardus geoffroyi isolate Oge1 chromosome B3, O.geoffroyi_Oge1_pat1.0, whole genome shotgun sequence:
TGGTCTTGATCGGCTCTTCCATGAACCTCAAGGAGTACTGGGAGAGCGGCGAGTGGGCCGTCATCAAAGCCCCGGGCTACAAGCACGACATCAAGTACAACTGCTGTGAGGAGATCTACCCCGACATCACGTACTCGCTCTACATCCGACGCCTGCCCCTCTTCTACACCATCAACCTCATCATCCCCTGCCTGCTCATCTCCTTCCTGACCGTGCTGGTCTTCTACCTGCCTTCCGACTGCGGCGAGAAGGTGACCCTCTGCATCTCGGTCCTCCTCTCGCTGACCGTGTTTCTCCTGGTCATCACCGAGACAATCCCTTCCACCTCGCTGGTGATTCCCCTCATTGGCGAGTACCTCCTGTTCACCATGATTTTCGTGACCCTGTCCATCGTCATCACCGTCTTCGTGCTCAACGTGCACTACAGAACCCCGACCACGCACACCATGCCCGCGTGGGTGAAGACTGTTTTTCTGCACGTGCTTCCCAGGGTCATGTTCATGACCAGGCCCACGAGCAGCGAAGGCCACACCCAGAGGCCAAGGCCCTCCTACGGTGCTGAGCTCTCAAACCTGAACTGCTTCAGCCGCACGGAGTCCAGAGGCTGCAAGGAAGGCTGTCCCTGCCAGGACGGGATGTGTGGCCACTGCCACCACCGCAGAATAAAAATCTCAAACTTCAGTGCCAACCTCCCGAGAAGCTCCAGTTCTGAGTCTGTCAACGCTGTGCTGTCCCTATCTGCTCTGTCACCGGAAATCAAAGACGCCATCCAGAGTGTCAAGTATATTGCCGAAAATATGAAAGCACAAAATGAAGCCAAAGAGGTAAGGATGTGTTATTACATCAGTCGTTTGTTCATTCGACAAACATCTGAGGTGGGTCAGGAGTCAGCAGCCTGTGCTTGGACCGGCCCCTCCATTTACCAGGTAGGGGTCCCTGGACGTGTGCCTCACTTACTGGAGCCAGTCCCCTCGTGCGCACAGTGGAACAACAGAGCCCGTCAGTGTGCCCTGGCGTTGGCCCCTGAGCTGCCAGCCGTCTGGGCCATCAGGACAGTGCCAACACACTCGGTCAGGAGATGAGCCGGAAAAGGGCACGAGACCAGCCGGTTTGACAGCTTTTACTTTCCGATTGTGTTTTTTCCCTTACTGAGGTATAAAGTGTATGCCTGTATGCCTGTTAAGTGTACACGTCTTCACATTAGGTGTTCTCCCATGTAACCCTGAGTGCAGCAAGCACATGGGATGTGTCCCGTGCCCCTTCCCAGGCAGCAGCCCCGCCCCCTTGCTAACCACTGATCTGACTTCCTCGATTGGTTAGTTTTACCTCTTCTTGAACCTCATGTAGATGGAACGCCATAGTACAGACCCTTTCACATCTGACCTCTTTCATTCAACAAGATGCCTTGAGGCTTATCATCTTCGTGGTTTTTTACTGGTGGATAGTATTCTACGCTAGGGCTGCGCCAccttctgtttgtttattctaCAGTTGTTGGACATGGGctatttctagtttggggctattgtgaGGAAAGCTTCCATAAATATTCTTACACGTCTTTTGGTGAACACGTATACTCGTTTCCCCCGAATGTACACCTAGGGGTGGGATGGCTGGATCACTGGAGAGATGGATTTTTAACGTCAGTGGCTGCTGTAAGGTTTCCGAAGCGTCTGATGCGTTGATACCCCACCCTGGGCAACGTTTGAGAGTCCACCTGCCGCACATCCTCACCCACATGTGTGAAGTGGTACCTCATCGCTGTTTAATTAGCTTTTCCCTGTTGAGTAACGATTAGGAATCTTCTTCCtatgcttactggccatttgtacatcttcttttgtgaattatcTAGTCAAgctcttttgctcatttattttaattgggTGAACTTAGATTTCCTCCAAAGATCTCATGCTAGAATTAATGTCAAGTATTAGGAATAGGGAAGTTTTACACTTAATAATATCAAATGTCTGGCTGCTCCCTGACCCTGTTTACCCCCAAGGTTATCAGAATCAGATCTGATAATTTTATGAGAAGTTTTGCCTTAAAATTAATTGGCTCTGCCTTAAGCTGCTTATTAGCAAAGAGCTAATTAACTGATCATTTCAGCTCCTCACACACTGTAGGTGATTACCATTGACAGGGAATGACTGGGGCCTCTTTTATTATACCCTGAATGGCACGTGAAAGTGAAGGAaacaggagggagagagcaacAGCTGTCTGTCCATGCACCCCACCCACCGGCACAGTTGTGAGCCCACCATGTGACTCTACAAAGGCAGAGCCTCCTGCTGAGCCTGTAATTTAGCCAACAAGTCAGGCACGCCTTTAACTTCAGCTGAAGCAACCGCTGGAGCATAAGTAAATGATCCGTGAACATCTCTCGTTTGTGTAACACTGACAACATTTGCAGGTGCTCTCTACCCCTTTCTTTATCCATCTTGAAAAGAATCATTTCAGGTagcaaaaatttaataaagattgATATCTAAATACTGAAGACTCCATCAAGTTATTAGAAATTAACTCTATTTCAAAAATTACTTACTAGGCACCTGACAAAGTGTTAAGTTTCACGAGGGTCTAAGACCTATTGtacaaaaggacattttaaagatTGTTACTAAAAGGGAAGTCACAACCAAAATGCCAAGAAGATACATTAGTGGCAAACTGTGGCAAGTGGTTCATCTCAAGTGGCAACCACTGCTCATCTCTGGTCATCCGTCACCACAGGGGACTTGGGCCCAGTCATAGCTCTCCcatttttccagaaatagaaatTGGCCCACAGGCCAGCAGAGCGCAACCTGTCCATGCTGAGAAGACTCGAGCTGTCGGAAGAAGGTCGTCTTTGCCTGTGTTGTGTGACTGCCACGCCACCAACACGGTTTTCCAGAGAGGCTTTACCTTCCTAGGTCTACAGCTCAGCATGGCTGGTTCGCACTGTGCGTGGCCCCCAGGGACCTCACTTAAGGGCTGCTTTCCCAGGCCGCCTCCTGAGGGTGTGGGGAGCCTGTGTGTGACTACCATGGCCCTCCCGGCAGGGGAACACCATGGTGGCTGCCTGCCTTGGCTGTTCCCTTCTCCAGGCTGTTCGTGTGGGTCACTGCTTGCTCACGTTTGGCCGTATTAGTAAGACGTTTAATTACTGTTCATACGCAAACTTGGGGTCGCACGGAAGCGCTTTTGTTGGCGGTAGGTCTTTCACCCTGGGGTCGGCGCCACCATGCAAGCAGTTCTCTCAGTCTTGGAGGTGTGCCCGGGCCAGAGGCACGGTCTTCTGAGCTGACATTCTGAGATAGCTGGCTTCCTGTTGGGCTGAGACACACatgcatagacacacacagataCGTCTCTGCGTGTATACATCTGTACATAGGTGTGCACGTGTATCTCTACGCGCATATTTTCATTCCTTCCAGAGTCTGACTTTTGATCAGCGATTTGGGAGTTTCCATTTGTTGTAACTACTGTTTGATCAAGGCTAAATTTCTGTCATCTTATTGCATGTTTCCcgacttatttttcttcttcgcCTCAGTTCGTGCTGAGCACTGGGAAGTCTGAATTGTTTTCTGCTGGCTGGAAAGCCATGTGTTCCGTTTCTGTTCTGGAAGCTGTGCCTCAGTGACTTAGACCCACATGCGAGCTCTTCCAGATCCGTCTCCTCACTCCTTTGCATCTTGCCCCTGACCCCACGGTCCTCCTCTCTGGTCTTCCTTACTGCCCGGCCACACTGGACATGACCAGAGCTTCGGTTGTGGATTTGGGGGAATACAGCTTTGGGTTTTGCCAACCCTTTCTCTAgtctatatcattttttttttttttttttttttaacgtcatCTTCACTAAACCACTGACTTACCCCCCTGCCCACCTGGCTTTCTCTCCACACTGACCCGCCTTGATCCCAAGTGTTCATGGTTAAACCTTCTGAGGCCTGTAGGCTTAAAAGtgtaaaaactcatttttaaggCAGTTTAGCTGGATACAAAATTCTagaagttctttttcttaaatacttaaaaaaccCTCCTCCGTTGCCTTTTTGCTTCAGTATCACTAATGAAGTTTTAAGTTAATCTGAATGCTGTTTCTTTGCGATGAATCGATTCTATCTAGAAGCTACTGGAATTTGTAGAGAAATCCAGTGACCTCAAACACAGTGTGTTGGTGTGGATCTCTCCTAAACTGTTCGGCATCCTTAGGAGACATTTTATCCTGAGTTTTTTCATCTTTGGTTCTGAGGGAATCGAGGTTTCCTCCGTGAAGATTTCCCATCCCCATGTCTCTCCCTGAACTGCACACGCCTGCTTCCAGccccccacctcttc
This window harbors:
- the CHRNA3 gene encoding neuronal acetylcholine receptor subunit alpha-3 isoform X2 is translated as MGAHPRAAVVAGLPPPRALPLPLPLLLLLLLSPPVAIASEAEHRLFERLFEDYNEIIRPVANVSDPVIIQFEVSMSQLVKVDEVNQIMETNLWLKQIWNDYKLKWDPSEYDGAEFMRVPAQKIWKPDIVLYNNAVGDFQVDDKTKALLKYTGEVTWMPPAIFKSSCKIDVTYFPFDYQNCTMKFGSWSYDKAKIDLVLIGSSMNLKEYWESGEWAVIKAPGYKHDIKYNCCEEIYPDITYSLYIRRLPLFYTINLIIPCLLISFLTVLVFYLPSDCGEKVTLCISVLLSLTVFLLVITETIPSTSLVIPLIGEYLLFTMIFVTLSIVITVFVLNVHYRTPTTHTMPAWVKTVFLHVLPRVMFMTRPTSSEGHTQRPRPSYGAELSNLNCFSRTESRGCKEGCPCQDGMCGHCHHRRIKISNFSANLPRSSSSESVNAVLSLSALSPEIKDAIQSVKYIAENMKAQNEAKEERKAQEIQQLKPEETSTETSDQAPVL
- the CHRNA3 gene encoding neuronal acetylcholine receptor subunit alpha-3 isoform X1 produces the protein MGAHPRAAVVAGLPPPRALPLPLPLLLLLLLSPPVAIASEAEHRLFERLFEDYNEIIRPVANVSDPVIIQFEVSMSQLVKVDEVNQIMETNLWLKQIWNDYKLKWDPSEYDGAEFMRVPAQKIWKPDIVLYNNAVGDFQVDDKTKALLKYTGEVTWMPPAIFKSSCKIDVTYFPFDYQNCTMKFGSWSYDKAKIDLVLIGSSMNLKEYWESGEWAVIKAPGYKHDIKYNCCEEIYPDITYSLYIRRLPLFYTINLIIPCLLISFLTVLVFYLPSDCGEKVTLCISVLLSLTVFLLVITETIPSTSLVIPLIGEYLLFTMIFVTLSIVITVFVLNVHYRTPTTHTMPAWVKTVFLHVLPRVMFMTRPTSSEGHTQRPRPSYGAELSNLNCFSRTESRGCKEGCPCQDGMCGHCHHRRIKISNFSANLPRSSSSESVNAVLSLSALSPEIKDAIQSVKYIAENMKAQNEAKEIQDDWKYVAMVIDRIFLWVFILVCILGTAGLFLQPLMARDDA